The Chitinophagales bacterium genome has a window encoding:
- a CDS encoding GIY-YIG nuclease family protein: MIIYVYILFSRSLQKYYAGISDDVQKRLREHNAGKGKFTSKGIPWDLITTIKCLSRSEAMLLEKKIKKRGIKRYLEDNIE, from the coding sequence GTGATAATATACGTATACATATTATTCAGCCGGTCTCTACAAAAGTATTATGCAGGTATCAGCGATGATGTGCAGAAAAGACTCAGGGAACATAATGCTGGCAAGGGAAAGTTTACTTCAAAAGGAATCCCATGGGATTTGATCACAACAATTAAATGCTTGTCAAGGAGCGAGGCTATGTTGCTTGAAAAGAAAATAAAGAAAAGGGGCATTAAAAGATACCTGGAAGATAATATAGAATAG
- the folE gene encoding GTP cyclohydrolase I FolE — protein MSYKKTEEFSPEATAVLIENYRSVVEQVGEDPEREGLLKTPERIAKAMQYMTQGYNMDAKAILNSAKFHEAYSEMVIVKDVELYSMCEHHMLPFFGKAHIAYIPNGVITGLSKIARVVDCFARRLQVQERMTHQILDVIQETLNPQGVAVVIEAKHLCMMMRGVQKQNSTTTTSAFSGQFEKAETRAEFMKLISSDLY, from the coding sequence ATGTCTTATAAAAAAACAGAAGAGTTTAGCCCGGAAGCTACGGCTGTACTTATAGAGAACTATCGCTCCGTAGTAGAGCAGGTGGGCGAAGACCCTGAACGCGAGGGATTGCTCAAAACCCCTGAACGTATTGCAAAAGCCATGCAGTACATGACTCAGGGCTATAATATGGATGCCAAAGCGATACTGAACTCTGCTAAGTTTCATGAGGCGTATAGCGAGATGGTTATTGTAAAGGATGTAGAGTTGTATTCCATGTGCGAGCATCATATGTTGCCATTCTTTGGTAAAGCACATATTGCTTATATACCTAACGGCGTAATAACAGGCCTGAGCAAGATAGCCCGTGTGGTAGACTGCTTTGCCCGCAGGCTGCAGGTGCAGGAGCGTATGACCCACCAGATACTGGACGTAATACAGGAAACCCTGAATCCGCAAGGTGTAGCAGTGGTTATAGAAGCCAAACACTTATGTATGATGATGCGTGGTGTGCAGAAACAAAACAGCACTACAACAACATCTGCTTTCAGCGGACAATTTGAAAAAGCTGAGACAAGGGCTGAGTTCATGAAACTTATTTCATCTGATCTTTATTAA
- a CDS encoding 6-carboxytetrahydropterin synthase, with protein MVYLTRVEHFNAAHKLYNESWSDEKNMEVFGKCANPNWHGHNYDLFVTIKGEPHPETGFVFNAKELGVLINRVIVDKVDHRNLNLDVDFMKGKFASAENFAISIWNELKPHIEEAGAQLHYIKLQETPRIYVEYYG; from the coding sequence ATGGTTTACCTGACGCGAGTGGAGCATTTTAATGCAGCCCACAAATTGTACAACGAGAGTTGGAGTGATGAGAAGAACATGGAAGTCTTCGGTAAATGTGCTAACCCAAACTGGCATGGCCACAACTATGACCTGTTTGTAACCATTAAGGGTGAGCCGCACCCTGAGACCGGTTTTGTATTCAATGCTAAAGAACTGGGCGTACTGATAAATAGGGTCATAGTAGATAAGGTTGACCACCGCAATCTGAACCTGGACGTAGACTTTATGAAAGGCAAATTTGCCAGTGCAGAGAACTTCGCTATCAGTATCTGGAATGAGCTGAAACCTCACATCGAGGAAGCGGGTGCGCAATTGCACTATATTAAATTACAGGAAACACCCCGTATCTACGTTGAGTATTACGGATAA